A single genomic interval of Terriglobus albidus harbors:
- a CDS encoding tetratricopeptide repeat protein, with the protein MASKIFPASLRLFTFGGALLAATSGPWVLPAAGQQLPSGTRSVADEDQDRADQYKKAQTALDQQNYAEAERLLTGLVKADPKNAGMLYQLAFSQEAQEKDDAAEGSYKAAIAADPKQFESTLALGLLQARKGHLDNARETLQRAVALQPGDAAQAKALKARVFRALAQIDQNANPAAARDWLVAALKLTPETPEDTLMVAELADAAGDTADAAAQYKKLMVKGATSPEVAVSYARYLLRHGQANEATPLLEQLLAANPDDANLKRLLAHLYTQANDPAKAEPMLRAALAATPDDPSLLDDLGSALVLEKKFDEAQQVFTKAVTLPSDRWENPKDLGETLGHLAFAASENHQPRIVLQALTQRATLLPNSPSTLFLEATANDSLHQTERAVLLYHQFLSAAAGKYPDQEWQARHRLAALEHR; encoded by the coding sequence ATGGCATCGAAGATCTTTCCGGCGTCTCTGCGCCTTTTCACCTTCGGCGGAGCCCTTCTGGCCGCCACCTCCGGCCCATGGGTGCTCCCGGCTGCCGGCCAGCAACTGCCGTCCGGGACACGCTCTGTCGCCGATGAAGACCAGGACAGGGCTGACCAGTACAAGAAGGCCCAGACTGCTCTTGACCAGCAGAATTACGCCGAAGCCGAACGTCTGCTTACCGGGCTTGTCAAAGCTGATCCGAAGAATGCCGGGATGCTCTACCAACTCGCCTTCTCCCAGGAGGCGCAGGAGAAAGACGACGCGGCCGAGGGCAGCTATAAAGCCGCGATCGCTGCTGATCCGAAGCAGTTCGAGTCCACCCTGGCGCTTGGCCTTCTACAGGCTCGGAAAGGTCATCTGGATAACGCAAGGGAGACGTTGCAGCGGGCGGTCGCCCTACAGCCGGGAGACGCTGCACAGGCAAAGGCTTTGAAAGCGCGGGTTTTTCGGGCGCTCGCGCAGATCGACCAGAACGCAAATCCGGCAGCCGCACGCGACTGGTTGGTAGCAGCGCTAAAGCTTACGCCGGAGACGCCCGAAGATACCCTCATGGTCGCCGAGCTTGCCGATGCCGCCGGAGATACCGCTGATGCCGCAGCCCAGTACAAGAAGCTGATGGTGAAAGGCGCTACCAGCCCCGAGGTCGCGGTAAGTTACGCCCGTTATCTCCTGCGCCATGGCCAGGCAAACGAGGCGACTCCGCTCCTGGAGCAATTGCTGGCGGCGAACCCCGATGATGCCAATCTAAAGCGGCTGCTTGCGCACCTCTATACCCAGGCAAACGATCCGGCGAAGGCCGAACCGATGTTGCGTGCTGCGCTTGCCGCAACGCCGGACGATCCATCACTCCTGGACGATCTCGGTTCTGCGCTGGTGCTGGAGAAGAAGTTCGATGAAGCGCAGCAGGTGTTTACCAAGGCCGTAACATTACCTTCGGATCGCTGGGAAAACCCGAAAGACCTAGGTGAAACGCTCGGTCATCTCGCTTTTGCAGCGTCAGAGAATCATCAGCCCAGAATTGTGTTGCAGGCGCTGACACAGAGAGCTACACTCCTTCCAAATTCGCCGTCAACTCTATTTCTGGAGGCAACGGCGAACGATAGCCTGCATCAGACGGAACGAGCTGTTCTGCTGTATCACCAGTTCTTATCAGCCGCTGCAGGAAAGTATCCGGACCAAGAGTGGCAGGCTCGCCACCGACTTGCCGCTCTCGAACACAGGTGA
- a CDS encoding beta-N-acetylhexosaminidase, protein MNIDRFRPVLFAALAFTLPAAAKAQTGLMPLPAELTKGSGVLALQSTFKVSTPRSHDARLEAAIARAIRRIEVAADLRHEGRGVFGTTPLEVSVASPGQAVQSLREDESYSLTVTGEKAVIEANTDVGAMYGLETLIQLVQPTPQGYVIPAVTVHDSPRFPWRGLMIDCGRHFQPVSVLKRNIDAMAAVKMNVFHWHMTEDQGFRLESKLFPKLTGKGSDGLYYSQEDVKELVAYARARGIRVVPEIEMPGHSAAWLYAYPELASGTVPDDIRREFGVSDVAIDPTREETYVFLRKFLTEVTALFPDAYVHIGGDETPAPDWKNNPRILKFKEAHYLKDNEALQAYFNTRVLAILTSLHKRMMGWDEILTPELPKDIVVQSWRGVASLAKGAQMGYEGILSAPYYLDGMKTAADHYLADPIPQNTTLTAEEQKRILGGETPMWGEHLNEVDIDSRIWPRAAAIAERLWSPQSVTDVNSMYDRLEVVSLELESLGLNHLQSVDARLRAMAHTEQIDDLRTIASVFEPVSFGERYKAQHTDQLTPFDRFVDAVRPDPWSRHWSNLMVDRCLQKDTDACGKLRSWYAEIARAIPHAKQQMRASPQMQDVLPKLDQLSVLTELGEKAAESLEKGTVVSSDTAWQSRKNTIEEAKKATAMVRFTFLDSLTKLTDAATAR, encoded by the coding sequence ATGAACATCGATCGTTTTCGTCCGGTTCTCTTTGCCGCCCTCGCCTTCACTCTTCCTGCTGCCGCAAAGGCCCAGACCGGGTTGATGCCTTTACCGGCGGAACTGACGAAAGGTTCAGGTGTATTGGCGCTGCAGTCCACGTTCAAAGTCTCCACACCTCGCTCGCATGATGCCCGCCTGGAAGCGGCGATTGCCCGCGCCATCCGGCGGATCGAGGTCGCGGCTGATCTTCGCCATGAAGGAAGAGGTGTCTTTGGAACGACGCCCCTGGAGGTAAGTGTCGCCTCGCCCGGCCAGGCGGTTCAGAGCCTCCGCGAGGATGAGAGCTATTCACTGACGGTGACGGGTGAGAAGGCCGTCATTGAGGCCAACACCGACGTAGGCGCGATGTATGGCTTGGAGACGTTGATCCAGCTTGTACAGCCGACGCCGCAGGGCTATGTGATTCCGGCAGTCACGGTGCATGATTCACCGCGCTTCCCTTGGCGAGGTTTGATGATCGACTGCGGCCGCCATTTCCAGCCGGTATCGGTGTTGAAGCGCAATATCGATGCCATGGCGGCAGTGAAGATGAACGTCTTTCACTGGCACATGACTGAGGACCAGGGATTCCGTCTGGAGAGCAAGCTGTTCCCGAAACTCACCGGCAAGGGATCGGATGGCCTGTATTACTCCCAGGAGGATGTGAAGGAGCTCGTCGCCTATGCCCGGGCGCGCGGCATCCGGGTCGTGCCTGAGATTGAGATGCCAGGCCATTCGGCTGCCTGGCTGTATGCCTATCCGGAACTGGCCAGCGGCACTGTGCCTGATGACATCCGCCGCGAGTTCGGCGTGAGCGATGTCGCTATCGATCCCACGCGTGAAGAGACCTATGTCTTCCTGCGGAAGTTCCTCACCGAGGTAACGGCGTTGTTCCCAGACGCATACGTCCACATCGGTGGTGATGAAACGCCTGCACCTGATTGGAAGAACAATCCGCGAATCCTGAAGTTCAAAGAAGCGCACTATCTCAAGGACAACGAGGCGCTGCAGGCTTACTTCAATACACGGGTGCTGGCGATTCTAACCTCGCTGCACAAGCGGATGATGGGGTGGGACGAGATTCTGACGCCCGAGCTTCCGAAGGACATCGTGGTGCAGTCCTGGCGTGGCGTAGCCTCGCTGGCCAAGGGCGCGCAGATGGGCTATGAAGGCATTCTCTCCGCGCCGTACTACCTTGACGGCATGAAGACAGCAGCCGATCACTACCTTGCTGATCCCATTCCGCAGAACACGACGCTCACCGCGGAAGAGCAGAAGCGCATCCTTGGCGGCGAAACACCCATGTGGGGCGAGCATCTGAACGAGGTCGATATCGACTCCCGCATTTGGCCTCGCGCCGCCGCCATTGCAGAGCGTCTGTGGTCGCCGCAGAGCGTTACCGACGTCAACAGCATGTATGACCGGCTGGAGGTTGTTTCTCTTGAATTGGAATCGCTGGGACTCAACCATCTGCAAAGCGTTGACGCCCGGCTGCGCGCGATGGCGCATACGGAACAGATCGACGACCTCCGCACCATTGCATCCGTGTTTGAGCCGGTCAGCTTCGGTGAACGTTACAAGGCTCAACACACCGACCAACTGACGCCATTCGACCGTTTCGTCGATGCTGTGCGGCCTGATCCGTGGTCACGTCACTGGAGCAATCTCATGGTCGATCGCTGCCTGCAGAAGGACACGGATGCCTGCGGCAAGCTTCGCTCCTGGTACGCAGAGATCGCGCGGGCGATCCCACACGCAAAACAGCAGATGCGGGCCTCACCCCAGATGCAGGATGTGCTGCCGAAACTCGATCAGTTGAGCGTTTTGACGGAGCTTGGAGAGAAGGCCGCGGAGTCGTTGGAGAAGGGAACAGTCGTATCCAGCGATACGGCCTGGCAATCGCGGAAGAACACCATTGAGGAAGCCAAAAAGGCTACTGCCATGGTGCGCTTTACTTTTCTCGATTCGCTGACAAAGCTGACAGACGCGGCGACTGCGCGCTGA
- a CDS encoding prolipoprotein diacylglyceryl transferase has translation MYPYLHLGPFTLGTFGVLLWLGAVAATIILHKNFQRFSIDADALNVVAFVTIAGVLGAKAYHELQDPAELADSMRRIMLPGWHHPGEVLLYLLKWFQAGFAWFGGLCAGIAMLLWQGRQAKFQNGARVGGLRMLDLAAPAAAIGYGVGRLGCLLSGDGDYGKSTTLPWGVHIRNDALDPPVPNPPDLKVHPTPVYELGYSLVFGLWLWHRAKKNLPIGQLTGEYLVLTGIARWFVELIRINPRIHLGMSNAQVAALGSILAGIVLILWSKARSKKWVAETEAVAG, from the coding sequence ATGTATCCGTACCTGCATCTTGGTCCGTTCACGCTGGGCACCTTCGGAGTCCTCCTCTGGCTTGGCGCCGTCGCCGCCACGATCATCCTCCATAAGAACTTTCAGCGCTTTTCTATCGACGCCGACGCCCTGAATGTCGTCGCGTTCGTCACCATCGCCGGTGTGCTGGGCGCCAAGGCGTATCACGAGCTGCAGGATCCCGCGGAACTGGCGGATTCCATGCGCCGCATCATGCTGCCGGGCTGGCATCACCCCGGTGAGGTCCTCCTCTACCTGTTGAAGTGGTTCCAGGCAGGCTTTGCGTGGTTCGGAGGCCTCTGTGCCGGCATCGCCATGCTGCTGTGGCAGGGACGTCAGGCGAAGTTCCAGAACGGGGCAAGAGTGGGCGGTCTGCGTATGCTGGATCTTGCTGCTCCTGCTGCGGCCATCGGTTACGGTGTTGGCCGCCTGGGATGCCTGCTCTCGGGAGACGGCGACTACGGCAAGAGCACTACGCTGCCCTGGGGCGTGCACATCCGCAATGACGCACTCGATCCGCCGGTACCGAATCCCCCCGATCTGAAGGTCCACCCCACGCCAGTCTATGAGCTCGGCTACTCGCTGGTCTTTGGTCTCTGGCTCTGGCATCGCGCGAAGAAGAACCTGCCCATCGGACAGCTTACGGGCGAGTATCTTGTGCTGACAGGTATTGCCCGCTGGTTCGTCGAGCTCATCCGCATCAACCCCCGTATCCACTTGGGCATGAGCAACGCTCAGGTGGCTGCACTTGGCTCGATCCTTGCCGGTATCGTGCTGATTCTTTGGTCGAAGGCGCGTTCAAAGAAATGGGTTGCGGAGACTGAGGCGGTCGCCGGCTAG
- a CDS encoding sugar MFS transporter, with amino-acid sequence MELTTTQSISGGPETTNMKALSTATVLFFMWGFLTCLNDILIPHLKMVFELSYAQAMLIQFAFFSSYFVFAIPSGKLVDFIGYKRTMIAGLLTMAVGALLFLPAASLAAFPLFLAALVVLAAGITALQVAANPYVANLGPQRTASSRLNLAQAFNSLGTTVAPYVGSALILGAATVEAPRLGSLTQAALQQFRAQQASTVRLPYLGIAGLLILLAVALAVIKLPPMGGLTQDFRPDERGSSWGALLGHPQLLLGAVGIFLYVGAEVTIGSFLVNYMHLPEISGFTEAVAARYVSIYWLGAMIGRFVGSAVLQKVKTSKLLALAATAACLLVLLSMLSTGHTAMWSILAVGLFNSIMFPSIFTLGIANLGELTSKGSSLMVCAIVGGAVIPLFSGFVADKIGVQHALMVAAACYVYIVIFGLRGDHSATEHRAA; translated from the coding sequence ATGGAGCTTACAACAACGCAGTCGATCTCGGGTGGACCAGAGACGACAAACATGAAGGCCCTTTCGACAGCGACCGTGCTGTTCTTTATGTGGGGTTTTCTAACTTGTCTGAATGACATTCTGATTCCTCACCTGAAGATGGTCTTCGAACTGAGCTATGCCCAGGCCATGCTGATACAGTTTGCCTTCTTCTCCTCCTACTTCGTCTTCGCTATTCCGTCCGGCAAGCTGGTGGACTTCATCGGATACAAACGCACCATGATTGCCGGCCTGCTGACGATGGCCGTAGGTGCTCTGTTGTTTCTTCCCGCGGCTTCGCTGGCGGCTTTTCCGCTCTTTCTCGCTGCCCTGGTCGTACTTGCCGCGGGTATCACGGCCTTGCAGGTTGCAGCGAATCCGTATGTAGCCAACCTTGGACCGCAGCGTACAGCCAGCAGCCGCTTGAACCTGGCACAGGCCTTCAACTCGCTGGGAACGACGGTGGCTCCGTACGTGGGCAGCGCTCTGATTCTCGGCGCCGCCACAGTCGAAGCGCCGAGGCTCGGCAGCCTTACCCAGGCAGCGTTGCAGCAGTTCCGTGCGCAACAGGCTTCGACTGTGCGCCTGCCATATCTCGGGATCGCTGGTTTGTTAATTCTGCTTGCGGTAGCGCTGGCGGTCATCAAGCTTCCGCCTATGGGCGGGTTGACGCAGGACTTCCGTCCCGATGAGCGCGGTTCCTCATGGGGAGCGCTGTTGGGGCATCCGCAGCTTCTGCTGGGAGCGGTCGGCATCTTCCTCTATGTCGGTGCAGAGGTGACGATAGGAAGCTTTTTGGTGAACTATATGCACCTGCCCGAGATCAGCGGATTCACCGAAGCAGTGGCAGCGAGGTATGTATCGATCTATTGGCTGGGCGCGATGATCGGACGGTTCGTCGGTTCAGCGGTGCTGCAGAAGGTGAAGACCTCCAAGCTGCTTGCGTTGGCAGCGACGGCAGCATGCCTGTTGGTATTGCTGAGCATGTTGAGCACGGGTCATACGGCGATGTGGTCGATTCTGGCGGTAGGTCTGTTCAATTCCATCATGTTTCCGAGCATCTTCACGCTCGGTATCGCTAATCTGGGCGAATTGACGAGCAAGGGATCGAGCCTGATGGTCTGCGCCATCGTCGGTGGGGCGGTGATCCCGCTCTTCTCAGGCTTCGTGGCCGATAAGATCGGTGTGCAGCACGCTCTGATGGTGGCGGCTGCCTGCTACGTATACATCGTGATCTTCGGGTTGCGAGGCGATCACAGTGCCACGGAGCACCGCGCAGCCTAA
- the hpt gene encoding hypoxanthine phosphoribosyltransferase translates to MSTSNPVEPAFIPPDQMEVLISEQQIKDRIAEVGQQISEEYAGKSVVLIGVLKGAAMFLADLARSITVDNTFDFVAVSSYGRARVSSGAVKLIKDIDNPIEGKHVIIVEDILDTGLTLSYLHKLMLQHKPASLKIATCIDKPARRVAQIEADYVCFKIPNHFIIGYGMDFAERYRGVPDIRLYPEDAGH, encoded by the coding sequence ATGTCCACATCCAATCCCGTCGAGCCCGCATTCATTCCTCCTGACCAGATGGAGGTCCTGATCTCAGAACAGCAGATCAAAGACCGTATCGCCGAAGTCGGCCAACAGATTTCAGAGGAGTATGCAGGCAAGTCGGTCGTTCTGATCGGCGTGCTCAAAGGCGCGGCCATGTTCCTTGCCGATCTCGCCCGCTCGATCACCGTCGACAACACCTTCGACTTCGTCGCCGTATCGAGCTACGGGCGCGCCCGCGTCTCCTCCGGCGCCGTGAAGCTGATCAAAGACATCGACAACCCCATCGAAGGCAAGCACGTCATCATCGTCGAAGACATTCTCGACACCGGCCTTACGCTGAGCTACCTGCACAAGCTTATGCTGCAGCACAAACCGGCCAGTCTGAAGATTGCGACCTGTATCGACAAACCGGCCCGCCGCGTCGCTCAGATCGAAGCGGACTACGTCTGCTTCAAGATCCCCAATCACTTCATCATCGGCTATGGCATGGACTTCGCCGAACGCTACCGCGGTGTTCCCGATATCCGCCTTTACCCCGAAGACGCAGGTCACTGA
- a CDS encoding M48 family metallopeptidase translates to MSPELRQLFHEEYRELRPRAPMPEFHVRFRRFTSLNTTIRLRDGKLYVSLSDLLEAAPESVLRAIAHILIAKLYRKPILRLHADRYRRYTQSEPVSKMAEHIRQTRGRKRILTAKGRHYDLDEVFETLNRRFFHGLMGRPVLTWSGHNARRLLGHYDAAHNTIMISRVFDRPDTPRCAIEYLLYHEMLHLKHPVRVKSGRRCVHSREFHAEERLFPELEEAKAYLKRL, encoded by the coding sequence GTGTCTCCCGAGCTTCGCCAACTGTTTCACGAGGAATACCGCGAGTTGAGGCCGCGTGCCCCCATGCCGGAGTTCCATGTCCGGTTCCGGCGGTTTACGTCGCTGAACACGACGATCCGCCTGCGCGACGGCAAGCTCTATGTCTCGCTCTCCGATCTGCTGGAGGCCGCCCCCGAGAGCGTGCTTCGGGCCATTGCCCACATCCTGATCGCAAAGCTGTACCGTAAACCGATCCTTCGCCTGCACGCTGACCGCTACCGCCGCTACACCCAGTCGGAGCCGGTCTCAAAGATGGCCGAGCACATCCGCCAGACCCGTGGCAGGAAACGCATTCTTACGGCAAAGGGGCGTCATTATGACCTCGACGAGGTCTTCGAGACGCTGAACCGCAGGTTCTTCCACGGGCTGATGGGACGCCCGGTGCTCACCTGGAGCGGACATAACGCACGCCGCCTTCTGGGTCACTACGACGCCGCCCACAATACCATCATGATCAGCCGAGTCTTCGACCGGCCAGACACACCGCGCTGCGCCATCGAATACCTGCTCTACCACGAGATGCTCCACCTTAAGCACCCCGTCCGTGTGAAGTCAGGCCGCCGCTGCGTGCACTCACGCGAGTTCCACGCAGAAGAACGCCTCTTCCCTGAATTGGAAGAAGCCAAAGCCTACCTCAAGAGACTCTGA
- the uvrA gene encoding excinuclease ABC subunit UvrA: protein MNEQIVIRGARTHNLKNIDVDIPHNALTVVSGVSGSGKSSLAFDTVYAEGQRRYVESLSAYARQFLERIEKPDVDHMEGLAPAIAIKQKNTTRNPRSTVATATEIYDYMRLLYARCGTVTCLHCGGIVRRDTVDEIAAAVLGLGDGTRLYALFPIQRRDVLLEPMQEFAPSTEEEATPPKPAKKAAKKSAKAAKPVEAPTLVDPTDAQKERLSELRKRGYNRLFQNGNIVEFSTPESLLELDFTKPIYVLVDRLSVSSEVRARIVDAIETGYRESNEIYFQTAPRDHSAPQILHFSAAFECVNCRRAYREPEPRLFSFNNPFGACPRCQGFGNTIDFDPGLIIPDPSKTLAGGAVDPWERPKYRAFHGELKRFAKANDIPIDVPWYDLTPAQQEMVRQGGSGFPGIRGFFDQLEKKKYKLHVRVFLAKYRGYAPCPVCHGQRLRAEARAVLLNEKNICEASSLTITAAREFFDSLSLTPAQTEIAGKILEEVRQRIGFLEQVGLDYLTLDRLSSTLSGGEAQRIQLATSLGSRLVGALYVLDEPSIGLHTRDTAKLIHILEELRDLGNTILVVEHDPDVIRSADHLIDMGPGAGELGGKLLASGTVAEVAKHPDSTTGRYLSGRAHIPVPSTRREPGRTKLKLTGARIHNLRGVDVEIPLNLLCVVTGVSGSGKSTLIHQVLYRALMQQMGQTEGGDPTGLYRELTGAQNLSEVVLVDQSPIGRTPRSNPVTYIKAFDAIRDLFAAQPDSKRKGYTPGSFSFNVPGGRCDVCEGDGTVTVEMQFLADVELPCDECHGTRYKAGILEIKYKGKNIHDVLNMTVRDALSYFAGHPKIVDRLAVLDEVGLGYVRLGQSATTLSGGEAQRVKLAAHLATARAAITAQRGEGANKKASSRTLYILDEPTTGLHFDDVAKLLAAFRKLIEGGGSLLVIEHNLDVIKSADWVIDLGPEGGFRGGQIVAIGTPEEIASNPDSLTGKWLAPVLDVKH from the coding sequence ATGAACGAGCAGATCGTCATTCGCGGAGCGCGCACCCACAACCTGAAAAACATCGATGTCGACATCCCCCACAACGCCCTGACGGTTGTCTCCGGCGTTTCAGGCTCGGGAAAGTCGTCGCTTGCCTTCGATACGGTTTATGCCGAGGGGCAGCGCCGCTATGTCGAGTCGCTCTCGGCGTACGCCCGTCAGTTTCTGGAGCGGATCGAGAAGCCCGATGTCGACCACATGGAGGGTCTCGCTCCCGCGATTGCCATCAAGCAGAAGAACACCACCCGGAATCCGCGTTCCACGGTTGCGACCGCGACGGAAATCTATGACTACATGCGGCTTCTGTATGCCCGCTGCGGCACGGTAACCTGCCTGCATTGCGGTGGCATTGTTCGCCGCGATACGGTTGATGAGATTGCCGCCGCCGTCCTCGGCCTGGGCGACGGTACTCGCCTGTACGCACTCTTCCCTATCCAGCGACGCGACGTCCTGCTGGAACCGATGCAGGAGTTTGCGCCTTCTACGGAAGAAGAGGCCACCCCTCCCAAGCCCGCGAAAAAGGCTGCGAAGAAGAGTGCAAAGGCTGCGAAACCAGTCGAGGCGCCAACCCTGGTTGATCCTACCGATGCCCAGAAGGAACGCCTCTCCGAGCTCCGCAAGCGGGGCTACAACCGGCTCTTCCAGAACGGCAATATCGTTGAGTTCTCAACCCCCGAGTCGTTGCTGGAGCTCGACTTCACCAAGCCGATCTATGTGCTGGTCGACCGGCTCTCCGTCTCCTCTGAAGTCCGAGCACGTATCGTCGATGCCATTGAGACCGGCTATCGCGAATCCAACGAGATCTACTTCCAGACCGCTCCGCGTGACCACTCTGCCCCGCAGATCTTGCACTTCTCTGCCGCCTTCGAGTGCGTGAACTGCCGTCGTGCCTACCGCGAGCCAGAGCCGCGTCTCTTCAGCTTCAATAACCCCTTCGGCGCCTGCCCTCGCTGCCAGGGATTCGGAAACACTATCGACTTCGATCCCGGCCTTATCATCCCTGATCCGTCGAAGACGCTCGCCGGAGGCGCAGTCGATCCGTGGGAGCGTCCCAAGTACCGCGCCTTCCACGGCGAGCTGAAGCGCTTCGCCAAAGCCAATGACATTCCGATCGACGTTCCCTGGTATGACTTGACTCCGGCGCAGCAGGAGATGGTGCGGCAGGGTGGAAGCGGTTTCCCGGGTATCCGCGGATTCTTCGATCAGCTTGAGAAGAAGAAGTACAAGCTCCACGTGCGTGTCTTCCTGGCAAAGTACCGGGGTTACGCTCCCTGCCCGGTCTGCCATGGCCAACGGCTCCGCGCTGAAGCGCGCGCTGTTCTGTTGAACGAAAAGAACATCTGCGAGGCCTCGTCACTCACGATCACCGCCGCGCGCGAGTTCTTCGACAGCCTGAGTCTCACTCCGGCACAGACCGAGATCGCCGGAAAGATCCTGGAGGAGGTCCGCCAGCGTATCGGCTTCCTGGAACAGGTCGGCCTCGACTACCTCACCCTCGACCGGCTCTCCTCCACACTCTCCGGCGGCGAAGCCCAGCGCATTCAGCTTGCCACTTCTCTGGGATCACGGCTGGTTGGCGCGCTTTACGTCCTGGACGAACCGTCAATCGGTCTGCATACGCGAGACACGGCAAAACTCATCCACATCCTCGAAGAGCTTCGTGACCTGGGGAATACCATCCTTGTTGTCGAGCATGACCCCGATGTCATCCGCTCTGCCGACCACCTCATTGACATGGGTCCGGGCGCTGGGGAACTCGGTGGCAAATTGCTGGCCTCCGGGACGGTCGCCGAAGTCGCAAAGCATCCGGATTCCACCACTGGACGCTATCTCTCTGGCCGAGCTCATATCCCAGTTCCCTCCACCCGCCGTGAACCTGGCCGCACCAAGCTGAAGCTGACGGGCGCCCGCATTCACAATCTTCGCGGTGTGGACGTCGAAATCCCGCTCAACCTGCTCTGCGTCGTCACCGGTGTCAGCGGATCGGGTAAGTCAACTCTGATCCACCAGGTTCTGTACCGTGCCCTCATGCAGCAGATGGGACAGACCGAAGGCGGCGATCCGACGGGACTTTACCGTGAACTCACGGGCGCACAGAACCTGAGCGAAGTGGTGCTCGTCGACCAGTCGCCCATCGGCCGTACACCGCGCTCCAATCCCGTTACCTATATCAAGGCCTTCGACGCCATCCGTGATCTCTTCGCCGCGCAGCCCGACTCCAAACGTAAGGGCTACACCCCTGGAAGCTTCAGCTTCAACGTCCCCGGCGGACGATGCGATGTTTGCGAAGGCGACGGCACGGTCACGGTCGAGATGCAGTTCCTCGCCGATGTTGAGCTGCCCTGCGATGAGTGCCATGGAACCCGCTATAAGGCCGGCATCCTCGAGATCAAGTACAAGGGCAAGAACATCCACGACGTGTTGAATATGACCGTCCGCGATGCCTTGAGCTACTTCGCCGGACATCCGAAGATCGTCGACCGGCTTGCTGTCCTGGATGAGGTCGGCCTCGGCTACGTGCGTCTCGGTCAATCGGCAACGACCCTCAGCGGCGGCGAGGCACAGCGTGTGAAGCTGGCCGCGCACCTGGCAACGGCGCGCGCAGCGATTACGGCGCAGCGCGGCGAGGGTGCCAACAAGAAGGCATCGTCCCGTACTCTCTACATCCTCGACGAACCTACGACGGGCCTGCACTTCGACGATGTGGCGAAGCTGCTTGCAGCCTTCCGCAAGCTGATCGAAGGCGGCGGCTCTCTGCTGGTAATCGAGCACAATCTTGACGTGATCAAGAGCGCCGATTGGGTCATCGATCTGGGCCCTGAAGGAGGCTTCCGTGGCGGGCAGATTGTCGCCATCGGAACTCCGGAAGAGATCGCTTCCAACCCAGACAGCCTTACCGGGAAGTGGCTTGCGCCGGTGCTCGACGTCAAACATTAA
- a CDS encoding MFS transporter: protein MAIRKSLLALAVSAFGIGTTEYVIMGLLPELAADFHVSIPRAGILVSGYALSVTVGSPILAVLMARMDRKLALLWLMALFLLGNVGCALAPNFQLLLIARIITALCHGTFFGIGSVVASTMVHRSERAQAIALMFSGLTLANVLGVPAGTALGQAFGWRSTFWALIPIGLVAGAGLWSLVPSQMPDRVHVKDEVRTLLKPQVLMVLVLSTISSTSLFAVFTYIAPILRDVTGLSPHSVAIVLVLFGVGITVGNLIGAKLSDWKQLPSFLGCCAVLICLLLVMPMAQRYPLTSIAMVPLWGMVHFAMGSPLQSRVVDQARGAPNLAATMNQGAYNLGNALGASVGGVALTMGLGYGQLGYLAAAIAGVVLVLGFIELKADRKRPKHTTNSMFVPMGH, encoded by the coding sequence ATGGCAATACGCAAGTCGCTGCTGGCTCTGGCTGTCTCGGCCTTCGGAATCGGGACGACTGAGTACGTCATTATGGGTCTGTTGCCGGAACTGGCGGCGGACTTCCATGTCTCGATTCCGCGCGCGGGCATCCTGGTCTCTGGCTACGCCCTGAGTGTGACCGTCGGTTCGCCGATCCTGGCGGTTCTGATGGCCCGCATGGATCGCAAGCTGGCGCTGCTGTGGCTGATGGCGTTATTTTTGCTGGGGAATGTCGGCTGCGCTCTTGCGCCGAACTTCCAGCTTCTGCTGATCGCTCGCATCATTACTGCTCTCTGCCACGGAACCTTCTTCGGTATCGGTAGCGTGGTGGCGTCCACAATGGTTCACCGCAGCGAACGAGCACAGGCCATCGCACTGATGTTCAGCGGCCTGACACTGGCGAACGTGCTGGGTGTGCCGGCGGGAACCGCGCTGGGGCAGGCCTTCGGCTGGCGGTCGACCTTCTGGGCTCTTATCCCGATCGGGCTTGTAGCAGGCGCGGGCCTGTGGAGCCTGGTGCCATCGCAGATGCCGGATCGCGTACATGTGAAAGACGAGGTCCGGACCCTGCTGAAGCCGCAGGTCCTGATGGTCCTGGTACTCAGCACCATCTCTTCGACCTCATTGTTTGCTGTCTTTACTTACATTGCGCCGATCCTGCGGGACGTGACGGGGCTGTCGCCTCACTCGGTGGCGATCGTCCTGGTGCTCTTCGGCGTCGGGATCACGGTCGGCAATCTGATCGGGGCGAAATTGAGCGACTGGAAGCAGTTGCCGAGCTTTCTCGGATGCTGCGCTGTGCTGATCTGCCTGTTGCTGGTGATGCCGATGGCGCAGCGGTATCCGCTGACCTCGATTGCGATGGTGCCCCTGTGGGGTATGGTGCACTTCGCCATGGGAAGCCCGTTGCAATCGCGCGTTGTGGATCAGGCGAGGGGAGCTCCAAACCTGGCTGCGACGATGAACCAGGGGGCCTACAACCTCGGCAATGCGCTGGGCGCAAGCGTTGGTGGTGTTGCTCTAACGATGGGCCTCGGCTACGGGCAGCTTGGATATCTGGCAGCAGCGATCGCCGGCGTGGTGCTCGTGCTGGGCTTTATTGAATTGAAGGCCGACCGGAAGAGGCCGAAGCACACGACGAATTCGATGTTTGTGCCGATGGGCCACTAA